The stretch of DNA AGAAACGTCTTTGAGACTTCACTCACAATGTCCTCGAAAAGACCGTCCGTCACCCGTTGAATCGTGTATTTGCTCGAGGAAGTGAGCGATTTCCGGTCCCGGGCGGCGATGCTGAAGGCGTAGTGGGCCGCCTTTTCCACGGTTTTCCGATCCACCACCCGGAGGCTCGCCGCGGCGTAGTCGCCGATCATCTGGCCGGGATCGTCATACGTTCCCCCGGTCGCCACCCGGACGATGTCGAGATCGATCTTCCCGGTGAAGTTGGTCTTGACGCCGGGAATGGTCGAGATCGGGCGATGGATGACGGAAAATTTGAGAAGTTTCCGCAGCACCGCGTTGGGGCTCTCCTCGATCGTCGCGGTCGGGTACTTCAGGCCGGTTTTGTGGGCCCGGAGAGATTCGGCGGCCTTGTCGTAGAACTTGCGCGGCGCCTCGCGCCGGTTTTCGTAGGAAAGATCGGTTGTTTCAAATTGATAGTTTCCCGAGAGCGCATCGGCGATCTCGCGGACGCTCTCGCAAATCTCTACGGAAATCCCATCGCCCAAAAGCTCGGCGATCGTATGGGTCTGGCTGTTCATCGGTGTCTCCCCCTCAGGGAGTGCTGGGTGGCAGTGCCAGGTGATGATCGGTGGCGGCCTCGAAAGCAGCCGTCGCCCGGAAGATGGATTCCTCCCCAAAGGGTTTCCCCAGGAACTGCAGCCCGATGGGGAGGCCGGATGCGGTGAAACCGCAGTTTTGGCTGATGCCCGGAAGGCCCGCGAGGTTGCAGGGAATCGTCAGGATGTCCGAGAGGTACATGCTGAGCGGGTCGTCCATCCGCTCGCCCAGCCGGAACGCCGGAGTGGGGGCGGTCGGGGTCAAGAGAACGTCCACCTGCGCGAACACTTTCTGGAAATCCTGTGAAATCAGCGTCCGTACTTTCTGGGCCTTGGTGTAGTAGGCGTCGTAATAGCCCGATGAAAGGGCATAGGTGCCGAGCATGATGCGGCGCTTGACCTCATCGCCGAACCCCTTCTCCCGGCTCTCGGCGTACATGCCGAAGAGGGGGCCGTATTCGGATTCGCCGGTTTTGCGCGCTCCGTAGCGTACGCCGTCGTATCTGGCCAGATTGCTGCTGGCCTCGGCCGGGGCCAGGATGTAGTAGACCGGCAGGGCGTAGTCTGTGTGCGGAAGCGAGACCTCCTGGGTGGCGGCGCCGAGGCTCTCCATCACCTCGATGGCCGAGCGGACGGCGGCCTCCACCTCTGGGTCCATCCCCTCGAGGAAGTACTCCTTCGGGATACCGATGCGCATGCCTTTCGCGCCCTTGCCAAGGGCGGCGGCATAGTCGGGAACGGGTTCCCGCATCGAGGTGGAATCGAGCGGGTCGTGGCCGCTCACCGCGCCGAGGAGCAGGGCCGCGTCCCGCACGTCCCGTGCCAAGGGCCCGATCTGATCGAGCGAGCTCGCGAAAGCGATCAACCCGTAGCGCGAGACGCGCCCATAGGTCGGCTTCATCCCCACGATGCCGCAGCAGGCGGCCGGCTGGCGGATCGAGCCGCCCGTATCCGAGCCGAGCGCCGCGGCGCACGAGCGGGCTGCCACCGCCGCCGCGGAGCCGCCGCTGCTGCCGCCCGGAATGGTGTCGAGGTTCCAGGGATTTCTCGTTGTGGCGAAGGCGCTGTTCTCGGTGGAGGAGCCCATGGCGAACTCGTCCATGTTCAGCTTCCCGAGGATGACGGCGCCGGCTTCCTTCAGAAGGCGCACGGCGGTGGCGTCGTAGGGCGCGATGAAA from bacterium encodes:
- a CDS encoding isocitrate/isopropylmalate family dehydrogenase; the encoded protein is MNSQTHTIAELLGDGISVEICESVREIADALSGNYQFETTDLSYENRREAPRKFYDKAAESLRAHKTGLKYPTATIEESPNAVLRKLLKFSVIHRPISTIPGVKTNFTGKIDLDIVRVATGGTYDDPGQMIGDYAAASLRVVDRKTVEKAAHYAFSIAARDRKSLTSSSKYTIQRVTDGLFEDIVSEVSKTFLFAGQVEHRRELFDALLAKLVMSPDDFQVVLVLNEYGDFLSDLAGGLVGSMGLGASASLSFDEKGQVVVAMFDAAHGTAPDIVGQDKANPTAIFRAFAMLLQHIGASRDARALRDGLFECLEAGETTGDLGGALGTKTFTRAVAARVRAHLAG
- the gatA gene encoding Asp-tRNA(Asn)/Glu-tRNA(Gln) amidotransferase subunit GatA translates to MNEIVTWTASALSEKLRSGKVSSEEATRAYLERIAETEDKIHAYVTVMEKEAIAAAREADKKLKAGSGASPLLGVPVAVKDLLCTKGVRTTCSSRFLENFIAPYDATAVRLLKEAGAVILGKLNMDEFAMGSSTENSAFATTRNPWNLDTIPGGSSGGSAAAVAARSCAAALGSDTGGSIRQPAACCGIVGMKPTYGRVSRYGLIAFASSLDQIGPLARDVRDAALLLGAVSGHDPLDSTSMREPVPDYAAALGKGAKGMRIGIPKEYFLEGMDPEVEAAVRSAIEVMESLGAATQEVSLPHTDYALPVYYILAPAEASSNLARYDGVRYGARKTGESEYGPLFGMYAESREKGFGDEVKRRIMLGTYALSSGYYDAYYTKAQKVRTLISQDFQKVFAQVDVLLTPTAPTPAFRLGERMDDPLSMYLSDILTIPCNLAGLPGISQNCGFTASGLPIGLQFLGKPFGEESIFRATAAFEAATDHHLALPPSTP